The Penaeus monodon isolate SGIC_2016 chromosome 13, NSTDA_Pmon_1, whole genome shotgun sequence genome contains a region encoding:
- the LOC119580274 gene encoding cytochrome P450 307a1-like: protein MVFILAPATLVLMVVVVLAAALKEIVRRRNEKQCANVTSKSRRSEDLEIARPATAPGPKALPIFGNIFNLAKYGDCPYEGFTALAKEYGPVYSLYLGSNHAVVISSIDTIKEVLVTKGNMFDARPNIIRFGLYFGGDRQHSLALCDMNTVQKKRINLARSVLMFRTGESHSYEKFKENVISEMPTLTDEIDKALNKPVKAKELLSYCAMNIFTGFICSTKFDYSDPAFRDLARKFDFVFEDINNGHPTDFLPWLAPFFCTYLKDIQDVAAQIRQIILEKICNDKYKQLKCDPTNIKDLADAYFANLLNENKDNETWDWQAILYIIEDLLGGSSAIGNIVMRIFGYVLQNPHVYEKLRAEIDEKIGRNQAPKMNDKSEMIYTQAVVFEVLRLTSSPIVPHVATADTTIGGYAVEKGAIVLPNIFGINTDGELWDEPEKFMPERFIVDGQLKKPGHFIPFSTGKRACVGSKVVGYITFMVVSTVFQKYDVSLPEGTTPVLPKGKISLPWNSFELVFSKREQ from the exons ATGGTCTTCATACTTGCTCCTGCAACCCTAgtgctgatggtggtggtggtgctggccGCAGCACTGAAAGAGATTGTCCGGCGACGAAATGAAAAACAATGTGCCAATGTAACATCAAAGTCAAGAAGAAGTGAAGACCTAGAAATCGCCCGCCCCGCCACTGCACCCGGACCAAAGGCCCTTCCCATCTTCGGCAACATTTTCAACTTGGCAAAGTATGGAGACTGTCCCTACGAAGGCTTCACGGCCCTCGCAAAAGAGTACGGCCCCGTCTATTCCCTCTACCTTGGGAGTAACCACGCTGTTGTAATCTCAAGCATCGACACCATCAAAGAAGTCCTCGTCACAAAAGGCAACATGTTTGATGCTCGACCCAACATCATTAGATTTGGGCTGTACTTCGGTGGCGATCGTCAGCACT cTTTGGCCCTATGCGATATGAACACAGTTCAGAAGAAACGTATCAACTTGGCAAGATCTGTACTTATGTTCAGGACCGGAGAATCTCACAGCTACGAGAAATTTAAGGAAAATGTCATCTCTGAAATGCCTACGCTGACTGATGAA ATCGACAAAGCTCTCAACAAACCAGTTAAGGCCAAAGAGCTTCTTTCGTACTGCGCCATGAACATCTTCACCGGCTTCATCTGCTCCACCAAATTCGACTACAGTGACCCAGCCTTCAGGGATCTCGCTCGCAAATTCGACTTCGTATTTGAGGACATCAACAACGGCCACCCTACAGACTTCTTGCCTTGGCTTGCTCCCTTCTTCTGCACTTACCTTAAGGATATCCAAGATGTCGCAGCTCAGATCCGGCAAATCATTCTGGAGAAGATTTGCAACGACAAGTACAAGCAGTTGAAGTGTGATCCGACCAACATCAAGGACCTCGCTGACGCCTACTTCGCTAATCTGCTG aACGAAAATAAGGATAACGAAACATGGGACTGGCAGGCTATTCTGTACATCATCGAGGATCTGCTCGGTGGATCCAGCGCCATTGGCAACATTGTTATGAGGATCTTCGGCTACGTTTTACAGAATCCTCATGTCTACGAAAAGCTTCGGGCTGAG ATCGACGAAAAAATCGGCAGGAATCAGGCACCGAAAATGAACGACAAATCCGAGATGATTTACACTCAGGCAGTGGTCTTCGAAGTGCTGCGTCTCACTTCGTCCCCGATTGTCCCACACGTAGCAACGGCAGATACCACCATTGGAG GCTATGCAGTGGAGAAAGGCGCCATCGTCCTCCCTAACATCTTCGGCATCAACACAGACGGTGAACTGTGGGACGAGCCTGAAAAATTCATGCCTGAAAGATTCATCGTCGACGGTCAGCTCAAGAAGCCAGGACACTTCATTCCGTTCAGCACCGGGAAGCGCGCCTGCGTGGGCTCCAAGGTGGTTGGCTACATCACGTTCATGGTGGTGTCGACTGTTTTCCAGAAGTACGACGTCTCTCTCCCTGAAGGCACGACGCCCGTTCTCCCGAAAGGCAAAATCTCACTTCCCTGGAATAGCTTTGAGTTGGTGTTCTCAAAGCGTGAGCAGTAA